TGCCGTCTACTCCGGAAGCTATCGAAGCCTTCCAGAAGGCTGGCGTTCTCTTTGGACCTGCCAAGGCTGCTAACGCTGGTGGCGTTGCTACCTCCGGTCTCGAAATGTCCCAGAACTCCGAACGTCTCTCCTGGACCTTCGAAGAAGTGGACAAGAAGCTCGAAGGCATCATGAAGAGCATCTACGCCGCTGCTTCCTCTGCCGCTGTCAAGTACGGCCAGAAGGGCAACCTCGTGATGGGTGCAAACATCGCTGGCTTCCTCAAGGTTGCCGATGCCATGAAGTGGCAGGGCGCTGTGTAATTCTCAAAAAGAATTCACTTCAAAAAGTCCTCCGGTCAAAAGCCGGGGGCTTTTTTTGTAAAAAAAGTTATAATTTATGTGTGTGCAACATGTGTTGTACATTTTTGAGAGGTAAGGAATGAACAAAATACTTTGTACGCTGGCGATAGCCCTTGCTGGGTATAGCTTTGCCGGAGAACTGGATGTGGTCTATGCCGACGCAATCGCAAAAGATACGAACGGCGTCGAATTGCCGGATGGCAAGTACACTTTGCATACATTCGCCATGGGAGGACAGTTTGTTCCTGTCTACATTTCTTCTGTAGCGGAATCTGCAAACGGTCTTGAAATTTATCCGCAAGAAGCGGCTGGACGTCAGTACACGCTTTCTTATGATAGATTGGTGACAGTCTTTTACAAGGTTAGCGATGCTACAGGAGGAAACTTCTACGAGAAGCTTAAAGAAGGTGAATCGCGTACGATTGGAGTTTCCGGTGTAGATACCGTCTATGTATCAGTTGACATGTATAATTTGCCTAGTGTGGTTACGCCGTTCAAAATTAGCCTGGCGGGTAGACAGAACGCCTTGGAATGGAACTTCTTTAAGCCGCAAATAACCTTTGTAGAACAGATTCCTGCAGCGGGAGAGTCGCCTAAAGCCGTTAGGGGCCAAGAGCCTAAGGAAGATGGCTCTTACGAAGAATATCACACGGGATCCGTTCTGGACTTGTTCTTAGCGATTCTTAAGCCTACCAAAGATGGAACTTATGACCTGTGCACGGAAGAATGCAATGGAATCAATGTGTACAAGGGACATATGACGTCTGCAAAGGTCGAGTTCCTGTTTGAAGACGCTCAATTCAAGGATGGCTATGCGACAATTTCGGTGCGCGCATCGAAGGATTATCTTTGGAACTCGGATGCGTCTCTTTCTAATCCTGCAACTGTTGCTGTCATGATTGAAGGGGATATTGCAGAGGCTACCTATAATCCGCTGTTCTTTAGCGAATCAGGCGTCGAAAGCATTAAGAAGACGCCGGTTGCATCTAGCTTGGGTGCAAGGAAGTTCGTCGTGATGGATTTACAGGGGCGAGTCGTGCAGCAGGGGTTCACTACCGAAGCTGAACCTGTTGTCAAGAATCTTGCTACAGGAACCTATGTTGTGAGGGTCGGTGCTAAAGTTCACCGGGTGAATGTAAGGTAGTTGAAGGGGGAATTATCCCCCTTTTTTAATTTGGAATAAAAAAGTTTACGCGGCCTTGCTTTTTGGGCGGTTTTGAGTATATATTGCTTGGTAAGAGGGTGAAAATGAAAATCCAAGTTGTTTTGTTGGTGATGTTGTTTAGTTTGGCGGGGCTTGCGAGTGCGCATGTCCTCAAAATGCCTGATTTCAAGGATAAACGCGATGGCCGCGTGTATAAGACGGTGCAGATCGGAAACCAGCGCTGGTTTGCCGAGAATTTGCGTTTTAACGTGAAGGGGAGCTGGTGCTACGACAATCGCGATTACAACTGCGAAACATACGGCAGGTTGTACAATTGGGCGATGGCGATGCGCTTGGTGGATTATTATAACAACCACTCCATTGCAGATATTGATTTTACCAAGAAGGACTGGAAAAACTATCATGACGCTTGCCCTGCGGGCTGGCGTTTGCCGGCCAATAAGGACTGGGTGACTCTGAAGCGTTACGTAGGGCGAATCGGCAAGAGTGATGGCGTCGGTTTGAGCCTTAAGTCTCCTGAACTGTGGGAAAAGGAACTGCGTGTGCCTGCGGGTTCCGACGAATTCGGCTTTAATGCTTTGCCGGCGGGGGTACGTAACGAGTATACGGGCTTTATGGATTTGAAAACTTCGGCCCAGTTCTGGTCATCGTCCGAAATAGACAACGTGGGGGCGATCTATTGGGGCTTGCTCTACGATTCGAGGGCTTTCGATAAGGTCTACGCCTCCAAAGACGACGGCGCCTCTATCCGCTGTATCGAAAACAAGGTGTACCCCTTTAGGGAGCCGCCTCCGCCGCCTCGCCCGAAGGTGATTCCGCAAGTGGTCAATGTGCAGAACAAGGCCGTGCTCACGATTCATATTGGCGATCAGGTGTGGATGGTCAATAACTTGAACGTGAAGGTGCCGGGTAGCTATTGCTACGATGACAGGGAAGAAAATTGCGAACGATTCGGACGCCTTTACACGTGGGAGGCCGCCACCAATATTACGGGGACATCGAAGATGAAGGATGTTTGCCCTAATGGCTGGCATGTGCCGACATCGCTTGACTTTTACAGGCTCAATATTTATTTGAAAGATATTGACGATGCGGTGGGCGTGGGTACGAACTTGCGTGCCCGAGAAACCTGGCTGGAAAGCGATCTTGCGCTTATGGGTGAAAACGGTTTCGGGTTTACGGCGCTGGCCTCCGGTGTGCGCGATTCCGCGGATACTGTTTCGGCGTATTCTGGAATTGGAACCTTTACAGGGTTCTGGACGGTGAATGAACTTGATTCGTCGCGGGCAATCGTCTGGACGCTTCCGAATAACAATGATGATTTCGTGATGGATTCGAGTCTGAAGAATAAGGCGTATCCGGTGCGTTGCCTGATGAATCCGCCGGATATCGACGAAATTTATGACAGTACTTCGATTTACGACAAGCGTGACGATAACCGCTACAAGACTTTGGCTGTGGGCGAAGATGTCTGGATGGCGGAAAACCTGCGCTTTGCCGCTCCGGGGAGTTTCTGCTACGAGGACAAGGATATCCGTTGCCGCAATTACGGAAGGCTTTACCCGTGGCATGTAGCGATGCGCTTGCCCGAAGACTTTATCGAGAATTCGCTGGATAGCGTGTCGCATGGGGCCGTTGTCGAAGAACACCAGGGAATTTGCCCGGAAGGCTGGCATATCCCGCGACAGGAAGAATGGACTCGGTTAGGGCAGTTTGCGATTAACAAGCGCAAGGGCTTGGCTGCAGCCCTTAAGAGCCGCGAAGGCTGGGCTCAGGGCGATATGACCAAGAACAACAATGCAAGCGGCTTTAACGCCTTGCCGGCGGGTATCCGATTCCGCAATGACGGCGAATATACGGAACTCGGAACGAGCGCGTATTTCTGGGCGGCCGAAGGCGGTGCTGGTTCGGGAGCCGCTTACTGGTATGTCGTAAGCAGTAAGGATGAATTCAAGAACGAAGAGGATTTTGACGGGAATGCGTTCTCGCTCCGGTGTGTGAAAAACAAGGTGCCGCCGAAAGAGACTGCGCAAACCGAAAAAAATGCTCCCACACAGCCGCAACAACAGTAATTAAAAAATCCCTTGGACGAGAGTCCAGGGGATTTGTTTTAGAATTTTCTGTTTTGGCGTTCTGCCTGCGCCTTAAACGTCGCCGACTTCGCCTGTGGCCACAAAGTTGCGCACGGCACGCGTGATGCGCATCGAACAGAAGTTCGGCCCGCACATGCTGCAGAAGTGGCTTGCCTTGGCCTGGCTGCCGGGGAGCGTCTTGTCGTGGAATTCCATGGCCTTCTCGGGGTCCAGGGAAAGCGCGAACTGGTCGTTCCAGCGGAAGTCGAAGCGGGCGCGGGAAAGGGCGTCGTCGCGGAACTGTGCCGCAAAGTGCCCTTTCGCAAGGTCGGCCGCGTGAGCGGCGAGCTTGTAGGTGACCACACCGGCGCGCACGTCGTCGCGGTCGGGGAGCCCGAGGTGTTCCTTGGGCGTCACGTAGCAGAGCATTGCTGTGCCGTACCAGCCAATTTGTGCTGCACCGATGGCCGACGTGATGTGGTCGTAACCGGGGGCGATATCGGTGGTGAGAGGGCCGAGCGTGTAGAACGGGGCTCCGTGGCATTTTTCGAGCTGGCGCGCCATGTTGTCCTGAATCTTGTGCATGGGCACGTGACCCGGACCTTCGATAATCACCTGCACGCCGTATTCCCAGGCAATCTTCGTGAGCTCGCCGAGCGTGTCCAGTTCTCCGAACTGGGCTGCGTCGTTGGCATCGGCCAACGACCCCGGGCGAAGCCCGTCGCCGAGCGAGACTGCTACGTCGTAGGCAGCGAGAATCTCGCAGATTTCGCGGAAGTGCGTGTACAAGAAATTCTGCTGATGGTGGCGCATCTGCCAGAGGGCAAGAATGGAACCGCCGCGGCTCACGATACCTGTGGTACGCTTGGCGGTCAGCGGAATGTGTTCCAGCAAAAGGCCCGCGTGAATCGTGAAGTAGTCCACGCCCTGTTCCGCCTGCTCAATAAGCGTGTCGCGGTACAGTTCCCACGTGAGTTCTTCGGCCTTGCCGTTTACCTTTTCGAGCGCCTGGTAAATAGGCACCGTGCCGATAGGTACGGGACTATTTCGAATGATCCATTCGCGCGTTTCATGAATGTGCTTTCCGGTGGAAAGGTCCATCACGGTGTCTGCACCCCAGCGCACGGACCAGGCCATTTTTTCGACTTCTTCTTCGATAGAAGAGGTGATGGCCGAGTTGCCGATGTTGCTGTTGATCTTCGTGAGGAAACGGTTGCCGATAATCATCGGTTCGCATTCCGGGTGGTTGATGTTCCCCGGCAGAATCGCACGGCCCGCGGCGATTTCGTCGCGCACGAATTCCGGCGTAATGGGGGAGCCTGCCACCTGGATTTTACCCTGGGCCTGCAATTCATCAAGGCGCTGGTTTTCGCGGATGGCCACGTATTCCATTTCCTTGGTGACGATTCCCTTGCGGGCGTAGTCAAGCTGGGTCAGGTGGTGACCAGCCTTGGCGCGGAGCGGGTGGTGTTCTGCGTTAAAGCGCAGGTGGTCAAGTTCATGGTTTGCGCGGCGGGCGCGGCCATAAGCAGACGTCATGTCGTCGAGCTGTTCGGCGTCACCACGTTCCATAATCCAGGGTTCGCGAAAACGTTCAATCCCCTTCGTTACGTCGAGCTTGGCGTCTACATCGCTGTAAGGGCCACTCGTATCATACACCGTCACGACAGGCGTTTCGGGGTCTTCAGTCAAAATTTCGCGCATTCCCACGCGGATGTCCGGGTACATCTTGCCCGGAACATACACCTTGCGGGAATTCATAAAAGGTTTAAGGAGAGAATCCATTACTTTTCCTAAATGTCATTCCCGGCTTGACCGGGAATCTCCTTTACTTACTTTACTCCGATCAGAGACAGGTCGCGCACAGCGCCCTTGTCTGCGGACGATGCCATGGCAGCGTATGCCTGCAGAGCCTTGGACACCACGCGGTTGCGGGTTTCCGGCTTCCAAGCCTTGGCGCCACGAGATTCCATTTCCTTGCGGCGGGCGTCGAGTTCGGCGTCGGTGAGTTCCACGTTGATGGTGCGGTTCGGGATGTCAATTTCGATGACGTCGCCCGTGTGCACGAGGCCGATGTTACCCTTGTTGGCGGCTTCCGGAGAAGCGTGGCCGATGGAGAGACCGCTCGTACCGCCGGAGAAACGACCGTCGGTGAGGAGGGCGCAGGACTTGCCGAGGTGACGGCTCTTGAGGTAAGAGGTCGGGTAGAGCATTTCCTGCATGCCAGGACCACCCTTCGGGCCTTCGTAGCGGATGACGACCACGTCGCCAGCCTTCACCTTGTTGCCGAGGATGCCTTCGACAGCTTCTTCCTGGCTTTCGAACACGATGGCCGGACCAGTGAACTTCCAGATGGATTCATCGACACCTGCGGTCTTCACGATGCAA
Above is a genomic segment from Fibrobacter sp. UWB5 containing:
- a CDS encoding FISUMP domain-containing protein; this translates as MKIQVVLLVMLFSLAGLASAHVLKMPDFKDKRDGRVYKTVQIGNQRWFAENLRFNVKGSWCYDNRDYNCETYGRLYNWAMAMRLVDYYNNHSIADIDFTKKDWKNYHDACPAGWRLPANKDWVTLKRYVGRIGKSDGVGLSLKSPELWEKELRVPAGSDEFGFNALPAGVRNEYTGFMDLKTSAQFWSSSEIDNVGAIYWGLLYDSRAFDKVYASKDDGASIRCIENKVYPFREPPPPPRPKVIPQVVNVQNKAVLTIHIGDQVWMVNNLNVKVPGSYCYDDREENCERFGRLYTWEAATNITGTSKMKDVCPNGWHVPTSLDFYRLNIYLKDIDDAVGVGTNLRARETWLESDLALMGENGFGFTALASGVRDSADTVSAYSGIGTFTGFWTVNELDSSRAIVWTLPNNNDDFVMDSSLKNKAYPVRCLMNPPDIDEIYDSTSIYDKRDDNRYKTLAVGEDVWMAENLRFAAPGSFCYEDKDIRCRNYGRLYPWHVAMRLPEDFIENSLDSVSHGAVVEEHQGICPEGWHIPRQEEWTRLGQFAINKRKGLAAALKSREGWAQGDMTKNNNASGFNALPAGIRFRNDGEYTELGTSAYFWAAEGGAGSGAAYWYVVSSKDEFKNEEDFDGNAFSLRCVKNKVPPKETAQTEKNAPTQPQQQ
- the thiC gene encoding phosphomethylpyrimidine synthase ThiC; the protein is MDSLLKPFMNSRKVYVPGKMYPDIRVGMREILTEDPETPVVTVYDTSGPYSDVDAKLDVTKGIERFREPWIMERGDAEQLDDMTSAYGRARRANHELDHLRFNAEHHPLRAKAGHHLTQLDYARKGIVTKEMEYVAIRENQRLDELQAQGKIQVAGSPITPEFVRDEIAAGRAILPGNINHPECEPMIIGNRFLTKINSNIGNSAITSSIEEEVEKMAWSVRWGADTVMDLSTGKHIHETREWIIRNSPVPIGTVPIYQALEKVNGKAEELTWELYRDTLIEQAEQGVDYFTIHAGLLLEHIPLTAKRTTGIVSRGGSILALWQMRHHQQNFLYTHFREICEILAAYDVAVSLGDGLRPGSLADANDAAQFGELDTLGELTKIAWEYGVQVIIEGPGHVPMHKIQDNMARQLEKCHGAPFYTLGPLTTDIAPGYDHITSAIGAAQIGWYGTAMLCYVTPKEHLGLPDRDDVRAGVVTYKLAAHAADLAKGHFAAQFRDDALSRARFDFRWNDQFALSLDPEKAMEFHDKTLPGSQAKASHFCSMCGPNFCSMRITRAVRNFVATGEVGDV